A genomic region of Chloracidobacterium sp. contains the following coding sequences:
- the recF gene encoding DNA replication and repair protein RecF (All proteins in this family for which functions are known are DNA-binding proteins that assist the filamentation of RecA onto DNA for the initiation of recombination or recombinational repair.): MLESKFMLLESLEAINFRNLSGRLEFSSGLNVFAGENGEGKSNWLEAIALLASARSFRTSRLPEAVKFDADEATVRGSVRESPEIVRDLQVIIAGNTKTLAINGKKEAANRYLGQLHAVVFTADELEIVRGTPESRRRFLDEGIVGLHPPFVQVIADYTRVIRQKNALLSSAAEQRLSTDSVIERLTPWNEQLTQLAARIHRGRTRFVERINEVLERRLFGHEEVAVEYHSTLARHGALSDYETLITERLQARVQAELAAGHSLVGPHRDDLEIRFDGRDLRKFGSAGQQRSALLLLLLSNIAVFHATRGEYPLFLIDDIDAELDYKRIGKLLAYLDGKTQTFVTTSKESFVERFGSSAAVFRVAGGRAEIQ; the protein is encoded by the coding sequence GTGCTAGAATCCAAGTTCATGCTGCTCGAATCGCTCGAGGCCATCAACTTCCGCAACCTGTCAGGACGCCTGGAATTCTCGTCGGGGCTTAATGTCTTTGCAGGCGAGAATGGCGAGGGCAAGTCCAATTGGCTCGAAGCGATAGCCCTGCTTGCATCGGCGAGGTCATTCAGGACATCTCGGCTGCCGGAGGCCGTTAAATTTGACGCCGATGAGGCCACGGTCCGCGGCAGCGTCCGAGAATCGCCCGAAATAGTCCGTGACCTTCAGGTCATCATCGCCGGCAACACCAAGACGCTGGCCATCAACGGCAAAAAAGAGGCGGCAAATCGATATCTCGGTCAGCTCCACGCCGTTGTTTTTACGGCCGACGAGCTTGAGATCGTTCGCGGCACGCCGGAATCGCGCCGCCGGTTCCTCGACGAGGGCATTGTCGGGCTTCATCCGCCCTTTGTGCAGGTCATCGCGGACTACACTCGCGTGATCCGGCAAAAGAACGCTTTGCTGAGCAGCGCGGCAGAACAGAGGCTTTCGACGGACAGCGTTATAGAACGCCTCACCCCGTGGAATGAGCAGCTTACTCAGCTCGCCGCCCGCATCCATCGCGGACGCACGCGCTTTGTCGAGCGGATCAATGAAGTGCTGGAGCGGAGGCTATTCGGTCACGAAGAGGTGGCCGTCGAATATCATTCCACGCTCGCCCGCCACGGAGCCCTAAGCGATTACGAGACCCTGATCACCGAGCGGCTGCAGGCCCGCGTGCAGGCCGAACTCGCTGCGGGGCATTCGCTCGTCGGCCCGCATCGCGATGACCTCGAGATCCGCTTTGATGGGCGCGACCTGCGCAAATTCGGCTCAGCCGGCCAGCAGCGAAGCGCACTTCTCCTGCTTTTGCTCTCGAATATCGCCGTCTTTCACGCCACCAGAGGCGAATATCCACTCTTTCTTATTGACGATATTGACGCCGAACTCGACTACAAAAGGATCGGTAAATTGCTCGCGTATCTCGACGGCAAAACGCAGACTTTCGTAACGACGTCGAAAGAGAGCTTTGTCGAGCGATTTGGCTCTTCGGCGGCTGTATTCCGAGTCGCCGGCGGCCGTGCCGAAATCCAATAA
- a CDS encoding TlpA family protein disulfide reductase, whose protein sequence is MKRVLLVTAMLVLAASAGAQTSLKVGASAPDFSSVSLDGDQYELAKLRGSVVVLSFWSTKCEICRAELPKLNKLAGQFDGTGKVIFLAPTMENDDIVNAFVRRNPMRFEILADNFGLLLQYADRAKDGSLDMGFPSFFVIDQNGVIQYRGSGYGRVEPLAKAIDKLMAEN, encoded by the coding sequence ATGAAAAGAGTTTTACTGGTCACCGCTATGCTTGTGCTCGCCGCCTCGGCCGGGGCCCAGACGAGCCTCAAGGTCGGTGCGTCAGCTCCGGATTTTTCGAGCGTCTCGCTCGATGGCGACCAGTATGAGCTTGCCAAGCTGAGGGGCTCCGTCGTCGTTCTTAGCTTTTGGTCCACGAAATGTGAGATATGCCGTGCCGAGCTGCCAAAGCTAAACAAGCTGGCGGGCCAATTTGACGGCACGGGCAAGGTCATTTTTCTCGCCCCGACAATGGAGAATGACGACATCGTAAATGCCTTTGTCCGGCGCAATCCGATGAGGTTCGAGATACTTGCTGACAACTTCGGGCTGCTGCTTCAATACGCTGACCGGGCCAAGGACGGCAGCCTGGATATGGGCTTTCCTTCTTTCTTTGTCATCGATCAGAACGGCGTCATCCAGTATCGCGGTAGCGGCTACGGCCGCGTCGAACCGCTGGCAAAAGCCATAGACAAGCTGATGGCTGAGAACTAG
- the msrB gene encoding peptide-methionine (R)-S-oxide reductase MsrB — translation MRSHHLFSSFAVLAFAGLLLFLNQFGCSAVASVNDPSAAPEATPRTAKPTREITFTDGEFDGKTITKTDAEWKKELSREEFYVLREEGTERPFTGEYAANHEHGIYYCAACGLALFRSETKFDSGTGWPSFYQPIFKKNVAERADRSLGEVRTEVECARCGSHLGHVFDDGPEPTGLRYCMNSVSLKFNPAK, via the coding sequence ATGAGATCGCATCACCTATTCTCGTCGTTTGCAGTTCTTGCCTTCGCAGGCTTGCTGCTGTTCCTGAATCAATTTGGCTGCTCGGCCGTGGCATCGGTCAACGATCCGTCGGCAGCACCTGAAGCGACTCCGCGAACTGCCAAGCCAACTCGCGAGATCACGTTCACCGACGGCGAGTTTGACGGAAAAACGATCACGAAAACGGATGCTGAGTGGAAAAAAGAACTGAGCCGGGAGGAGTTTTACGTGCTCCGCGAAGAGGGCACGGAACGGCCGTTCACCGGTGAATACGCGGCGAATCACGAACACGGCATCTACTACTGCGCCGCGTGCGGGCTGGCCCTGTTCAGGTCAGAGACAAAGTTTGATTCAGGCACGGGCTGGCCGAGTTTTTACCAGCCGATATTCAAAAAGAACGTCGCCGAAAGGGCAGATCGCTCGCTCGGCGAGGTCCGCACCGAGGTCGAATGTGCCCGCTGCGGCTCGCACCTCGGACACGTTTTTGACGATGGCCCGGAGCCGACCGGCTTGCGATATTGCATGAATTCTGTGTCGCTCAAATTCAACCCCGCCAAATAG